The region CCTCCTCGCCGAGCACGGAGGTCATGGCCTGTGTGACTGCCTCGACCATCCGCTGCGAGAATGACGGGTCCTCGAAGCGATCCTCGAAAACCTTCACCTCGCTGTAGGGCATTCTGCCGCTTCCTTTCTGTGGCCAGAAGTGCTGACGGAGTACTTGTTAGGGTTACAGGCGATTCGTGTCGAACCAGGCTGATGCGACTTTGTTGAACCGCTCCGGGTC is a window of Pseudonocardia sp. T1-2H DNA encoding:
- a CDS encoding tautomerase family protein gives rise to the protein MPYSEVKVFEDRFEDPSFSQRMVEAVTQAMTSVLGEEVGAESTVIVEGVPRNRWGHGGKLMG